A single window of Desulfovibrio psychrotolerans DNA harbors:
- a CDS encoding EAL domain-containing protein, with protein MANVTALYSAWILYHRLTDEYESKAVAIARSVAQSELDIIVRNDAASIQSRIDQYLDLEGVSFVLVTDSAGEVLAHTFIPVIPQAVLELIDDSAGPVLMEAQRVQNIALTQGDVLYVRVPVLAGAGGFVHIGMDRSIITGYILTAVVRQHGLTMVFFIVSVVVAYLFMRSISRPLSDLTDYANKVAAHDFSGSISITTKDEIGVLAAAMQSMARDLATLINHLEAAVAEKTGELQETVAYVSAIISNIADGLLVVDAEGRVARTNAALDAIFRCEVGRLEGLTLEDAFTSGTWGGEGNRSLVTLLRQAAREGRNQPVRSYEIFGCRRGGEMFPLEVSMVCFEREGVFSIICLMRDNTERKRAEENMQKAHDLLERKVAERTRELSRMNSQLMLENAERRVVEQALRRTEERYRSIFENAIEGIFQTTPEGRCINANPALARILGFEAPEQLISGISDVARDVYLNPEDRIRFVEEMSAHGRVVNFEFRARRRSGEVIWVVANARKVADKDGRTLYFEGFLEDMTMRKEAQERLEYQAFHDPLTGLPNRLLFQDHLRMALSRHQRRTQYYFAVLYLDLDRFKIINDSLGHAIGDELLCHVAGKLRECVREVDTVARFGGDEFAILLEEIAAPREAVRIARRIQELLGFPVDIGGHEVFTSASIGIVLKTSAYVHPQEVLRDADTAMYRAKELGKSRFKVFNQRMHEEALRLMALETELRRAVERRELEVWYQPIVDASLRRVCGFEALVRWHHESMGAVPPSEFITLAEDSGLITELGEFVLEEAVRNIKRWNRREQKAHHGNLFVSINISGRQFMQPDFAGYVEQHIRNWNVNPDLLRFEITESMLMDHGSMAVDTISRLRDLGVHMCIDDFGTGYSSLSYLQRLPVDTIKIDRSFVAELGDDKEGRSIVRSILSLGYSLGLDVVAEGVETPAQAQLLGEFGCRFLQGFLYAPALPAAEVDTLLSLENPLAYLAMSYEKDDFPNVSGL; from the coding sequence GTGGCGAATGTAACGGCCCTGTATTCCGCATGGATTCTGTACCACCGCCTGACGGACGAATACGAGAGCAAGGCTGTGGCCATTGCCCGCAGCGTGGCGCAGTCGGAGCTGGATATCATCGTCCGTAACGATGCGGCGTCTATCCAGTCCCGCATAGACCAGTATCTGGACCTTGAGGGCGTCTCCTTTGTGCTGGTGACGGATTCGGCGGGCGAGGTGCTGGCCCATACGTTTATTCCCGTCATTCCGCAGGCCGTGCTGGAGCTTATCGATGATTCCGCAGGGCCGGTGCTTATGGAGGCACAGCGGGTGCAGAACATAGCCCTGACGCAGGGCGATGTGCTGTACGTGCGCGTGCCCGTGTTGGCGGGAGCAGGCGGGTTTGTGCATATCGGCATGGACCGTTCCATCATCACCGGCTACATCCTCACTGCGGTGGTGCGGCAGCATGGGCTGACCATGGTCTTCTTCATTGTCAGCGTTGTTGTGGCCTACCTGTTCATGCGCTCTATCTCGCGTCCGCTCTCCGACCTGACGGATTACGCAAACAAGGTGGCGGCGCACGATTTTTCCGGTTCCATCAGCATCACCACCAAAGATGAGATAGGTGTACTTGCCGCAGCCATGCAGTCCATGGCGCGGGACTTGGCAACGCTGATCAACCATCTGGAGGCTGCCGTTGCGGAAAAAACCGGCGAATTGCAGGAAACCGTGGCCTATGTCTCTGCCATTATCAGTAATATAGCAGATGGATTGCTGGTGGTGGATGCGGAGGGGCGCGTAGCGCGGACCAATGCCGCGCTGGACGCCATTTTCCGCTGCGAGGTGGGCAGGCTGGAAGGGCTGACGCTGGAAGATGCCTTTACGTCAGGCACCTGGGGTGGTGAAGGCAACAGAAGCCTTGTTACCCTGCTGCGGCAGGCGGCGCGGGAGGGGCGTAACCAGCCCGTGCGCAGCTACGAGATTTTTGGCTGCAGGCGCGGCGGGGAAATGTTCCCGCTGGAAGTTTCCATGGTCTGTTTTGAGCGTGAGGGCGTGTTTTCCATCATCTGTCTGATGCGCGACAACACCGAGCGCAAGAGAGCGGAAGAGAACATGCAGAAGGCGCATGACCTGCTGGAGCGAAAGGTGGCAGAGCGCACCCGGGAGCTTTCGCGCATGAATTCGCAACTCATGCTGGAGAATGCGGAGCGGCGCGTGGTGGAACAAGCCCTGCGGCGTACTGAGGAACGCTACCGTTCCATCTTTGAAAACGCCATAGAAGGCATTTTTCAGACCACCCCGGAAGGGCGGTGCATAAACGCGAACCCCGCTCTTGCCCGTATTCTCGGGTTTGAAGCTCCGGAACAGCTTATCTCCGGCATTTCCGATGTGGCTAGAGACGTATATCTCAACCCTGAGGACAGGATCCGGTTTGTGGAAGAGATGAGTGCCCACGGCAGGGTGGTGAACTTTGAATTTCGTGCCCGGCGCAGAAGCGGGGAAGTGATATGGGTTGTGGCAAACGCCCGCAAGGTGGCGGACAAGGATGGCAGAACGCTCTACTTTGAGGGTTTTCTAGAAGACATGACCATGCGCAAGGAGGCGCAGGAACGGCTGGAGTATCAGGCATTTCACGACCCGCTCACCGGGCTTCCCAACCGGTTGCTTTTTCAGGACCATCTGCGCATGGCTCTTTCGCGCCACCAGAGGCGCACGCAATACTATTTTGCTGTGCTGTATCTGGATCTGGACCGTTTCAAGATCATCAATGACAGTCTGGGGCACGCCATAGGAGACGAGTTGCTGTGTCATGTGGCAGGCAAACTGCGTGAATGTGTGCGCGAGGTGGATACGGTTGCCCGTTTTGGCGGAGACGAGTTCGCCATCCTGCTGGAAGAGATCGCCGCACCGCGTGAAGCCGTACGAATTGCCCGGCGCATACAGGAATTGTTGGGTTTTCCGGTGGATATCGGAGGGCATGAGGTGTTCACCTCTGCAAGCATAGGCATTGTGCTGAAGACCTCTGCGTATGTGCACCCGCAGGAGGTGCTGCGCGATGCGGATACCGCCATGTACCGTGCCAAGGAACTGGGAAAATCACGATTCAAGGTGTTCAACCAGCGTATGCATGAAGAGGCGCTGCGGCTCATGGCGCTGGAGACGGAATTGCGACGTGCGGTGGAACGCAGGGAACTGGAGGTATGGTATCAGCCCATTGTGGATGCATCGTTGCGGCGGGTCTGCGGGTTTGAGGCGCTGGTGCGCTGGCATCATGAGAGCATGGGGGCTGTTCCGCCATCAGAGTTTATTACGCTGGCGGAAGATTCCGGACTCATTACGGAGCTTGGGGAGTTTGTGCTTGAAGAGGCGGTGCGGAACATAAAGCGCTGGAACAGGCGGGAGCAGAAGGCGCATCACGGGAACCTGTTCGTGAGCATAAACATTTCCGGCAGGCAGTTTATGCAGCCTGATTTTGCGGGTTATGTAGAGCAGCATATCCGGAACTGGAATGTTAACCCGGACCTGCTGCGGTTTGAAATAACGGAGAGCATGCTCATGGATCATGGGAGCATGGCTGTGGATACCATCAGCCGGTTGCGCGATCTGGGTGTGCATATGTGCATTGATGACTTTGGTACTGGGTATTCTTCTTTGAGCTATCTGCAACGGCTTCCGGTGGATACCATCAAGATAGACCGCTCCTTCGTGGCGGAACTGGGCGATGACAAGGAGGGGCGCTCCATTGTGCGCAGCATTCTGTCGCTTGGCTACAGCCTTGGGCTGGATGTGGTGGCGGAAGGGGTGGAAACCCCGGCGCAGGCGCAGTTGCTCGGTGAATTCGGTTGCCGCTTTTTGCAGGGATTCCTTTATGCTCCGGCACTCCCCGCTGCCGAGGTGGATACCCTGCTCAGTCTGGAAAATCCGCTGGCATATCTTGCAATGTCATACGAAAAGGATGACTTCCCCAACGTATCGGGGTTATAG